In the Drosophila virilis strain 15010-1051.87 chromosome 4, Dvir_AGI_RSII-ME, whole genome shotgun sequence genome, CGAAATGTTGAGCTTTTgactatttaaaaataaaatagaaatattaaaGCCAGCCCTAATTAAACTAAACTAgagataattaaaatatttaaaaaccgGGTGTTTTTCGAAGAAGAgaattctttttttcttaactaACTCTAAtaagtaattttattttttattattcagtCAACCAGAATCGAAACCTCACCTGAGTCCCACTATATTTGGTGCTATGCATTCGTAAGGAACATGTATTAACTTTGGCGCTCCTGTGGTGCCAGTAGTCGTAATTGTGTAGCACATGTTGGGTGGCAGAGTCCCCTTTGCCTCAGGCGAAGGATCACTAGCGGTATGCTTCAACTTGAACAGTTTGTACTCTTCGTTGTAGACCAGAAAGCTGTCGAGGTTCTCAAAGTAAACAGCACCCACAGGCATGTGACCATTGACAATCAGGTAATCAATGCCAGCACGGCACATCTGCCAATGTAAAGCCTTCGACAGCATCATTTTGTCGTTGCAATAGAAGTGACATTTGTGATTCAGTATACTGAAATGTTGTATATTAGTTAAATAGGATAATGACGACTGTTCAATTCGGATTTCTACTCACGCGAGTATCAATATGCATGACGAGGGTGTGTGATTGGCAATGCGAAAGGCAATTCCTGTGCCCTTGGGCACTCCGTTGCGTCGCAATCGTTCCAAGATTGTCTCAACGCTACTTACAGCCTTGCGGTAGCTAATGGAAAAATCCTGCGGCTCCATCCGTTTTATAATAAAAGGCACGTCCCCAAATTCACGCAGCCGTTGTATCTCGAAGAGCTTCTTAGGCTCTCCCACAATCGTAGGCTCAATGTCGATTTCTGACTTGAACTCGATTTGCAGTGTTTCCTCTGAGCCGGGATCGTGTTTGTGCTCGACACTGGCCTCAGCGTGAATAGCCGGGTCTGTCTGAGTATCATCTTCAAGCtcgattttaattttgaagGATTCCATTATCGCCAGGCGATGGCTTAGATCTCTGCCATAAATAGTTTAGGCTTTACACATTGCTTATTACAAAAATCacagataaaacaaaaaaatctaTTCTATATATCTCAGCATGATGACCTTGAAAAggtaaatcaaataaattttagttttaaggCTCAAGACGATATTAAgcgtatttatttgtttttattttgctatGTTTTGCATTTTCAGCTGTTTGCTTGGAACAATCGATTTCTTGCTCACACTCCGATAAGTATTCTAATCGACTAGAATATTCATCGTATTATGAACATGCAATCGATTGTTCCAATCAAACAGGGTTATTCTTTTGGATTGGCGGCTATTTTAAACCTCGCGAGCCGTCTATCAAATAATCAAGTGCATACTGTCAATTTTAACAACTTCAAGCTTTTGTTGGGTATTAGAGCATATGATAATAATGCATTGTAAATTATAGATTTTCTGCGCGACGCTCTCGTGTCACTCGATGggctttaaacatttttccgATATTAATCTGAACGTTTTTCAGCGATTTTCGAAATTCCACTCGCAGCCGTATTTGCGTAACATGGTTTTAATAAAGTTGTTAGTTTACCAACCGATGCGGATCAAAGGCAGTATGAAAGTTTATTTTCCGTATAAGGATTCTCAAAGCTAGAAATCGTCATCTAGTAATTTTATATCTCATGCAAATGTGTGAATaaattcttttgttttattttttaaagggCTTTAATCATTTGTTTTGATAGCTAATGTACATAAGCATTTTTACAAGAGTTGGATAGCGTTGGCACCAAAACAGTTTTAAAAAATACCCGCAAAAATTGAATAACTACGTACGGAAATTCATTAACagtaaaaattattcaaaagattatGAAATTGTTATTCATATGTTATTCATTAAACTTATTCATTAAACATTAATTGAAATCTGCTACATATCTACACATCTTTGATATTTAGAATATTAAGTATATTGTTTCGAATTAAAATACCGGTAATGTGTGTAACCTGAGCTTAGACTACTATATCTTTTTCATAACTGTTTTTTTGAGTTCACAGATAGAGCCTCTTTACTCATCCTCGTGTATTCCTGCTGCATGGTCGTGCGGCAATGTTCGATAAGCTTCTCCatattttccttttcataCCCATCCGTTGATATCTCAGGCAGTATTTGTATGACAACATGTCCGGGCCGGaagcttttctttttctcgTCAAAAAACGAGTATTTCGACACGACGACCGGCTGTATTGTGCACTTGCTTTGGAGCGCAATGTGAAATGAGCCCTTTTTAAATGGCAGCAATGTCTCCTTGGAATTGCGCGTGCCCTCCGGAAAGACTAATATCTTGCAGTTGCGCTCCCGTATAGCAATCGCCTCCTTTTGCAAGGAATTAATAGAATCGCTCTTCCGCGATCTGTTAATATACAAAGTGCCCCAGAGCCAGGCGCCAACGCCAAAGAAGGGCATGTAAAGAATTTCCTTTTTGGCCACCACGGTTGCCCTTCCAATCACCGGCCAAAGATGAGCCAGCACGCACAAGTCCAAGGCGCTTTGATGGTTCATAAGCACAACACTCCCGTGCTCCTTTTTTACGTTCTCCACACCACGCACTTCCATGGTTATACCCATTAGCCGGCACAGCTGCACGAAGCACCAGGATGGtatacttaaaattttaaaaacgaaATCAGCTTCAATCAAAGTTCTCATGTGCTTAACTTACAGTCCGTTTCTGTAGTCTCTCGGCCGCAGGATCATGAAAGGAATGCACAGAGTTACAATTGCTCCGGCTCCAAACAGCACAATAAACATCCTCATCTGGTAAGGTGCTTTGGCCGCAATGCTCAAAATTAGGGCGACAACGCAAGCGAGCCCGATTACCTCACAGGTACACGCCATGACAACAGTTTTATCTAGTACTGCGGAATTTTAATAGAATAGAGCATAAATAATACAAGAAGctaaaatgaaacaaaaatcaaagaGCACTAAgtcaatatatacaaatatatatatatattaatacagttatttcattattattggaaattccacccgcaagtatgTTTTATTTACCGATCCGATAGCCcttaaactcattttcaaagactttcgtcaaattcattttttcagAAAATGCAATGCTATCTGATATAAATGGTCAAAGAGTCAAAGATTTGCTGGataatgttttgatttaaaattcatttccacagattttttgaaaaatcatttgagacgtgtttcagtATTTTTGCAGAATCCAAGCATTGTCTGTAGAAGGGCgattagaaaatattttgggCAAAGTATTATGTTTGCGCAAAGAGAACTTAACTTAAGAACTTCAaaaatacgtgtttcagcgattttgGAAATTCAATTCGCAACAGTGGCAAACTGGCAGAAAGGCTTGCATAAAAGTGAACCTTTGTGAATATTCAACTGATACGTGTTTCATACTTTTCGCGAATTCCGCCCATCTTGTCGGAATTGTAAGTTTTGCACGATCagctttaaacttattttcataGCCCTatctaaaaattaaaagaatacGTTTTCAGAGGTTTTGGAATTTCCACCTGCGGAAAGATCTTTATGGGAATTCATTTGATATGAAAATGCGGCTCAAGGGTTTTATGAATGGCTTCAAGATTTTCACCACAAGACAAACATGGGCGGAAACTGTTGATTCCAAGATATGCTTGTTTTTTCGATGGACTtttgacatatttttaaatagaagtagtattttaaatttttgaaaaaaagcacGGTAAGGCCGGGCAAAACCAGCTAGTGTATATCGTATACTATTTTTAGATTCAATATTTTAGCCTAATCCGGGAATATGTAGACGAAATATGGGTACATATCGTAAACCcacattaaaatgttttttttttttcaaaatatttttcatttgttgttctGTATCAAGGGCAgctatttataataataataacaatttcgTAGCGTAGAAATTCTGTATTTACAATGGAAGGTATCATTTTTCAAATTGATACCATTTGTAGGCTTTAGATAACCacattatgtatatgtaatttatatacaGTACATTTACGAGAAAATAAAGTGATATCTTTCACAGCTAAATCGATTTTAAACAGTTCTCCAGATAAGAGCCTGCCTGGCAACACAGGTACCTGCAcgtatattataaatattcctCATAGTATTTAATAATATCATCTTTCCTTCTGGCGTTTTATGGTCTTGGCTAAAGTACAATATTGCTCTTGGCAGCAAAAAACGTTAGGGAGCAACTTCTTCTGTAAGCTTTAAGTTTGACGAACCactcttttttattttcctaaTTATATTCTGAGTAATCAAAACTACTTTGTTTCTGACTCACAATTCTAGTTGAGTTTCTTCATGCGCAATTGCTTTAGGCACGTCCGCAAAGGTCAGAGACTCGCACAACACTAAATGCCCTATCGTATCAGGTAAAGCCTTTAACAGCAAAACGACAATTACTAATGGTAAGGCGCTTATCAAAAATTCCCAATTTAGTCGAAcgcaatattttgtttaataaagGCACTGAACTTTGATATTATACTGATTCTTTGcaaacagaacaacaacaactaagaTGGCTCCACTCGAAGGCGCCCGATTAGGAGACATATTGTACCGAGCTCTAAATCACCGTGGAATACAACTCAACtaatttttatgtatgtgtgcatattcCACATAATCGTACAGAAGTTCACGTATTTTGTACTCTGAAGAAAAAGACGTACAGAAGAGCGGTTTAGTCTTTTTCTTACCGGCGGTCTACACCCAAGAAGGTCCCTTCTTGAcaatcttatttatttttatttatttatttatatgtattaatttttattgtcttATCATTAGAACATTTACTAGgcataaatgtaaaatttgaatgtgtgtatcgatttttttttagatttgcGGTTTGCGCGTGCTGTAAAAATATAAGATTCAAGCTCTTTTAGAGCTCGACTGCCAATTTAAGTCTcttgaatattaaaaatttaaaaacttgttCTCTATGCCCAAAGAAAAGGGGCTCCAGATATGCTAAAAAACAGACAGGAAACAGATAAAAGAGAAATGTTATCAATGGTCTAAAGCAAAGGTAATTGTTtgtcaaattgcaaattggaCTTGCAGAAAgatatggctagatcaatCCTTATTTaaggtattattattatgccaTCAAATTTCATTTGTCAATCCCAAAATCGAAGAGGATAAACAGAAAAAATGTTCCCTGGGATTGTACTTCAGTTCTTATCAAGCTAACCTGGCTTTAAGGGAAACAGTTTATCAAAGAACTGGGCAGCTTGACAAGCTTGCCAGTGAGGGATCCCACATCTGAGTCTTCTTAAACGAGCTGGTACACCGAATCGCATATATTCCGCGCTCCTGCACCAATACGTATCCCTCCCTATAAGTCTCTGGTTGAATCCTACAGCCCGTCAAGGAGTCGTTAAACAGACAGACTTAGTCAGGTTAAATCACGTACGATTTCATTCAGTGAAAAAAGACAACACTGATAAGATTATGGCATGATTCCcacaaatgtatatacatgcataaatatgtatattttgagaCTTTAGAGGcgtaaaattatatatatgtacatacatgcaaattATTACAGCTGACAGAATAATTGGTTTAATATTTTCTAGCGATTTTAAGTACAAAgtcaaatgtaaatgtaaaaattTTGCCAACTGGTCCAGCTGGAAATCTAAGTGAAATGCCAGACgagattgatttattttagctGCCTGGTAATCAGGCAATTTCAAATCGAATGTCTTATTTGGCAGTGTTTTGCATATTCAAATACGAACAAGGTAGATTAGACGCTGTCGCGTGACTTGAATCATGCTGATCTTAccttacaatatatataattactttttatagttatgtaattatttaataataataacgaagaatattcatttatataatacTTTACTAGGCAAAGTAGAGTTGAGGCATAACGAGACTTTGAAAACAGAAGGTAAAAGTAGTAGATAATCAGGCGCAACATGTTATTTGTTGAAAAGTACATAAAACAAATCGTAAGCAGTTTGAAGGGATATTTGTTGGAGGCATATTATAAGGTAGCTCATAACCACACCTTAGAGAATATTTAATGAAACGAATTGAGTGCGCAGTAAAACTATACTTTGGCTAGGATACTTGAAAAATTCTTTAACATGCgcgtatgcatacatacatacatgtatgtatgtacatacatacgcatgtGCCCATGGGTGgcatttatatacaaatgtcAACAGGATGAATAAGGAGCACAAAGAAGTGGCATGCAAACAAACCGGCCTAGTATACCCACTTACTCagttatggggctgggaaGTAAGTGAATTACAAATATTCATCTCTTGCGTTTTTGCTCGAACTGTTTTTGCGTTATGCGTATGCCGCTATCAAACGACAACATTTACCGTTGCTTTTCGAATTTTTCCTATCGACGTAAATCGCAATTGAACCGTTGCACTACCActgaaaaacaaacagcttTGTGAACATAACACGCGAGCCTTGacaaatattgttaataaGGAAACTGTTCGTAATTAAGTTAAGTAGGAGGCAATTATTAATATGACCGAACAATCATGATCGTATAGCTATCCAATACAACGTCCCGCCAACGCTCGTGCTATACAAATGCCAGAATGCGACTGGTGACTTAAATGAGCTTTCGCATGCTCAACAATTCTTTttaatgtatgtgtgcgcgcgcAATTGTGAAAATTAGAGGGGTGTGCGTGCCCTTCCTGCTCGTGCCTAAGCATACAACTCGTGTAATTTGAATGCTAGTCGTGACAGTGAAAAATGCGCATGAAGCGAATTAACTAATAAAGCATCGTTTATTATTCTCTGTATTTTTACCAATTGATGtattccatttcattttagcattaacaaattttattcaACAAGTGCTATGATAAGTACATACTTATGTTATTTCACGCAATCATCTCTagatccaaaaaaaaaaaattaccctATTTCAAACACATACAGATAAGCTAAGCAAGACCTCGTCCTACGTTTGAAACCGACAACCGCAACAAGTTTGtaagagacacacacagacaatacatacatacatttatctGTATACATATCTAAACGATTAACAAATGATGTCCGGAGTATGCTTAAATTTTCAATAGTGTACGTAAATATAAATGCGTGTATGAGTACATATGtctgcatacatacatttatgtatgtatattagacaaaaattaatttaaactacAAACAGTAGATAAAAATAACTTGTTACAATATTATTACTTTAAAAATGTCGCTGCTAATGATCATAATCTAGAATATTTTATGAGTTCTACCAAATTCTAACAATTGACAATGCGTTGCAAAATAAagccttcttcttcttctcctttcctttttattcataaaaaaaataca is a window encoding:
- the Agpat2 gene encoding 1-acyl-sn-glycerol-3-phosphate acyltransferase alpha, with amino-acid sequence MACTCEVIGLACVVALILSIAAKAPYQMRMFIVLFGAGAIVTLCIPFMILRPRDYRNGLIPSWCFVQLCRLMGITMEVRGVENVKKEHGSVVLMNHQSALDLCVLAHLWPVIGRATVVAKKEILYMPFFGVGAWLWGTLYINRSRKSDSINSLQKEAIAIRERNCKILVFPEGTRNSKETLLPFKKGSFHIALQSKCTIQPVVVSKYSFFDEKKKSFRPGHVVIQILPEISTDGYEKENMEKLIEHCRTTMQQEYTRMSKEALSVNSKKQL